One region of Esox lucius isolate fEsoLuc1 chromosome 17, fEsoLuc1.pri, whole genome shotgun sequence genomic DNA includes:
- the klhdc7a gene encoding kelch domain-containing protein 7A, whose amino-acid sequence MPLSEQVNVQFDMHLLGRLTCSVVAVLLISWAYKFYNSRGTAPKPQLFLRHPSDRPTEAPRGTCRNCKMELRSQNTAKHEVGSDGDQQPVTDELTPDNTNKGTDEGVIAELPITQETLPEKSNIDKEIGFELKGDISVFVEKAEADVPVLVEEGEMKIRNSLFGSMLKPSDATDSGSASPSHRRTHCFLQRLQGSVAVGRELRQDLGIQGTYSSFLSKAEIRVEDANLVMEGPGEQSVVQGKIYEYYVESQSMTDSVVGHFEFEGNILDSQYVEFESGGSSPTYPHLSLRPIVTRDLVLPQNPVERPYTPVSPETTSSIKPGLIRKDSYLTAAEHSEVQIPSLTPRTLTPLRPHIQAFSSEEPSPVSSFSPTTDTTGPSAWKEPSLETLAGARFVNLPLENMDSSELESLKAKLDLGNCMEVLELSKKHGHAPLKQAALRVMSDNYLQVLADPGLYGRLKAGERDDIQKKRVRGRQFLMAANMDPQDWSGSCPQETKMEKRSTNKPSSGLYYYDDYKDSWRPLCSIPQEVISKGCAMCTMDNYLFVAVGGCQQGTKREIKPSKRVFCYNPLTSIWKEISPMNESRPHCKLAALQGYIYAIGGECLHTVERYDPCSDRWTFVAPLPNDTFAVAHHVTVCNGEVFVLGGTLRYTMLRYNPKTNAWRKSIITGSKERTADIVGVRNVLYRFDVSPQLGISVYRYHTVARLWYECCTKRLANCPAFQCVAMDNTIYCLSRQFTMRFLADEISSTFIEDDLSILSLAKGVLFPFVLSLPDKKALQTSV is encoded by the coding sequence ATGCCCCTTTCAGAACAGGTGAATGTCCAGTTCGACATGCACCTGTTGGGGAGGCTGACATGTTCCGTGGTGGCTGTACTGCTCATATCTTGGGCATACAAATTCTACAACTCCAGAGGTACAGCACCTAAACCCCAGCTTTTTTTGAGGCATCCCTCAGACAGGCCCACTGAAGCACCCAGAGGAACCTGTCGGAACTGCAAGATGGAACTGCGATCTCAAAACACAGCCAAACACGAGGTAGGCAGCGATGGGGACCAACAGCCTGTGACTGATGAACTGACTCCTGACAACACCAATAAAGGGACAGATGAAGGAGTCATTGCAGAACTCCCAATCACCCAGGAAACACTGCCGGAGAAATCAAACATAGACAAAGAAATCGGCTTCGAGTTGAAGGGAGATATCTCTGTGTTTGTTGAGAAGGCTGAGGCAGATGTCCCTGTACTTGTGGAGGAGGGTGAGATGAAGATCAGAAATAGCTTGTTTGGATCCATGTTGAAACCTTCTGATGCCACTGACAGTGGTTCGGCCAGCCCATCGCACCGTCGGACCCATTGCTTTCTACAGAGGCTACAGGGTAGTGTGGCGGTGGGCAGGGAGCTAAGGCAGGACTTGGGGATCCAGGGTACCTACTCCAGCTTTCTCTCCAAGGCAGAAATCAGAGTGGAAGATGCCAACCTCGTAATGGAAGGACCCGGGGAACAGAGTGTTGTGCAGGGGAAGATCTATGAATACTATGTAGAGTCACAGTCTATGACAGACTCAGTTGTGGGTCACTTTGAGTTTGAGGGGAATATACTTGATTCACAGTATGTGGAGTTTGAAAGCGGTGGTAGTAGCCCCACTTATCCTCATCTGTCCCTAAGACCCATCGTCACACGTGATCTGGTGTTACCACAGAATCCTGTTGAGAGGCCATATACCCCAGTTAGTCCAGAGACCACATCTTCCATCAAGCCGGGGCTTATTCGCAAGGACAGCTACCTTACAGCAGCTGAACATTCAGAGGTACAGATCCCCTCTCTGACACCCAGAACCTTAACACCGCTGAGGCCTCACATTCAGGCCTTCTCATCAGAAGAGCCGAGCCCTGTCAGTTCCTTTAGTCCCACCACAGACACCACGGGACCCAGTGCATGGAAAGAGCCTAGTCTAGAAACCTTAGCTGGGGCCAGATTTGTAAATCTGCCTCTAGAAAACATGGATAGTTCAGAGTTGGAGAGTCTTAAAGCCAAGCTTGATTTGGGCAACTGTATGGAGGTGCTGGAGCTGTCTAAGAAGCATGGGCATGCCCCTCTGAAGCAGGCAGCCCTCAGAGTGATGTCTGACAACTACCTCCAGGTTCTTGCGGACCCAGGCCTGTATGGGAGGCTGAAAGCAGGTGAGCGGGATGACATACAGAAAAAGCGTGTGAGAGGAAGGCAGTTTCTCATGGCAGCCAATATGGACCCACAGGACTGGTCGGGGAGTTGTCCACAAGAGACAAAAATGGAAAAGAGATCCACCAACAAGCCATCTAGTGGTCTCTACTATTATGATGATTATAAAGACAGCTGGCGCCCATTGTGTTCCATTCCTCAGGAAGTCATCTCAAAAGGCTGTGCTATGTGCACTATGGACAACTACTTATTTGTAGCAGTGGGGGGCTGTCAGCAGGGCACAAAAAGAGAGATTAAACCGTCCAAGAGAGTGTTCTGTTACAACCCCTTAACGTCCATTTGGAAAGAGATCAGTCCTATGAATGAGTCCAGGCCCCACTGCAAACTGGCAGCCCTGCAAGGCTACATCTACGCAATTGGAGGGGAGTGTCTGCACACCGTAGAGCGCTATGACCCCTGCTCCGACAGATGGACTTTCGTGGCTCCACTGCCAAATGACACATTTGCTGTAGCCCATCATGTCACAGTGTGCAACGGGGAGGTCTTTGTCCTAGGCGGAACCCTGAGGTACACAATGTTGCGCTACAACCCAAAAACCAATGCTTGGAGAAAGAGTATAATAACGGGCAGCAAAGAGAGGACCGCTGACATAGTGGGCGTACGGAACGTTCTGTATCGCTTCGACGTCAGCCCTCAGCTGGGCATCAGTGTGTACCGCTACCACACCGTGGCACGACTGTGGTACGAGTGCTGCACCAAGCGCCTCGCCAACTGCCCCGCCTTCCAGTGTGTCGCCATGGACAACACCATCTACTGCTTGAGCCGACAGTTCACAATGAGATTCCTGGCCGATGAGATCTCTTCAACCTTCATAGAGGATGATTTAAGTATCCTCTCTCTAGCTAAGGGCGTCCTTTTCCCTTTTGTCCTTTCACTTCCTGATAAGAAGGCTCTCCAGACCAGTGTGTAA